One segment of Primulina tabacum isolate GXHZ01 chromosome 14, ASM2559414v2, whole genome shotgun sequence DNA contains the following:
- the LOC142524303 gene encoding peroxidase 4 translates to MALTSVFFKNHGINLALVLLILLNIGNSSAQLSADFYSKSCPQLFTTVKSVVHKAIQREARMGASLLRLFFHDCFVNGCDASVLLDDTSSFTGEKRAVPNLNSARGFDVVDKIKSAVEKVCPGVVSCADALAIAARDSVVILGGPNWGVKLGRRDARTASQAAANNSIPPPTSNLNSLISRFNALGLSTKDMVALSGSHTIGQARCTSFRARIYNETNLDRSLAKTRQGNCPRPNGVGDNNLAPLDQTPTTFDNNYFNSLLNRRGLLHSDQQLFNGGSTDSIVRTYSKNMDVFKSDFAVAMIKMGDIRPLTGSNGEIRKNCRRLN, encoded by the exons ATGGCTTTAACTtcggtatttttcaagaatcaTGGCATTAATTTGGCTTTAGTTTTGTTGATTCTGTTGAATATAGGAAACTCTTCAGCTCAACTTTCCGCAGATTTTTACTCAAAATCTTGTCCACAGCTTTTCACTACTGTGAAATCTGTGGTGCATAAGGCAATTCAAAGAGAAGCTCGAATGGGAGCTTCTCTTCTGCGCTTATTCTTCCACGATTGCTTCGTTAAT GGATGTGATGCGTCAGTCCTCCTCGACGACACATCGTCTTTCACAGGCGAAAAAAGGGCAGTTCCGAACTTGAATTCGGCCCGTGGATTCGATGTTGTGGACAAGATTAAGTCTGCAGTGGAGAAAGTGTGCCCCGGTGTCGTCTCCTGTGCCGATGCCTTAGCCATTGCTGCACGCGACTCCGTTGTCATA TTAGGAGGGCCTAATTGGGGGGTAAAACTAGGCAGAAGAGATGCAAGAACAGCAAGTCAAGCAGCTGCAAATAACAGCATTCCCCCTCCAACTTCGAATCTCAATTCCCTTATTTCAAGATTCAATGCTCTTGGCCTTTCTACCAAGGACATGGTTGCCCTATCAG GTTCTCACACAATTGGACAAGCAAGATGCACAAGTTTTCGAGCTCGAATATACAACGAAACCAACTTGGATAGGTCCCTAGCAAAAACAAGACAAGGGAACTGCCCCAGACCCAATGGTGTGGGAGACAACAATTTGGCACCATTGGATCAGACTCCGACAACCTTCGACAACAACTATTTCAACAGCCTTTTGAACCGTCGTGGCCTCCTCCACTCCGACCAACAGTTGTTCAACGGAGGGTCGACTGATTCGATTGTAAGAACGTACAGTAAGAACATGGACGTCTTCAAGTCCGATTTTGCAGTTGCCATGATCAAGATGGGTGACATCAGGCCCTTGACTGGATCCAATGGTGAAATAAGGAAGAATTGCAGAAGGCTCAACTAG
- the LOC142524304 gene encoding alpha-soluble NSF attachment protein-like, translating into MGDQIARAEEFEKKAEKKLGGWGIFSSKHEDAADLFDKAANAYKLGKSWDQAGAVYVKLANCYLKLDSKHEAANAYADAAHCYKKTNIKESISCLQQSVNLFLDIGRLNMSARYYKEIAELYEQEENLEQAIVYYERAADLFQSEEVSTAANQCRQKTAEFSARLEQYQKAIEIYEDIGRQSLNNNLLKYGVKGHLLNAGICQLCKGDVVAINNALERYQDLDPTFSGTREYRLLADLAAALDEEDAEKFTGAIKEFDSMTRLDAWKTTLLLRVKEALKAKELEEDDLT; encoded by the exons ATGGGGGATCAAATTGCTAGAGCCGAGGAATTTGAGAAGAAAGCCGAGAAGAAGCTCGGCGGCTGGGGCATTTTCAGCTCGAAACACGAAGACGCCGCGGATTTATTCGATAAAGCCGCTAATGCCTACAAGCTCGGGAAATCAT GGGATCAGGCTGGTGCTGTGTATGTAAAGTTGGCTAATTGCTACTTGAAG TTGGATAGCAAGCATGAGGCTGCTAATGCATATGCTGATGCCGCTCATTGCTACAAAAAGACTAATATAAAAG AGTCAATATCATGCCTGCAGCAATCTGTTAATTTATTTCTGGATATTGGGAGGCTTAACATGTCGGCCAGATATTACAAG GAAATAGCCGAGTTGTATGAGCAAGAAGAGAACTTGGAACAAGCTATTGTTTACTATGAGAGAGCCGCTGATCTCTTCCAAAGTGAAGAGGTGTCCACAGCTGCAAATCAGTGCAGGCAAAAAACTGCGGAATTTTCTGCGCGACTGGAACA ATATCAAAAGGCTATTGAGATTTATGAAGACATAGGACGGCAATCATTGAATAATAATTTGTTGAAGTATGGAGTTAAAGGGCACCTTCTTAATGCTGGCATTTGCCAGCTCTGCAAGGGTGATGTTGTTGCAATCAACAATGCATTAGAGCGATACCAG gatttggATCCAACATTTTCTGGAACACGCGAGTACAGATTGCTGGCA GATTTAGCGGCTGCGCTTGATGAAGAAGATGCTGAGAAGTTCACTGGTGCTATTAAGGAATTTGACAGCATGACTCGTTTG GATGCATGGAAAACAACGCTTCTCCTCCGAGTGAAGGAAGCATTGAAGGCCAAAGAGCTAGAGGAAGATGACCTTACCTAA
- the LOC142524838 gene encoding serine/threonine-protein phosphatase 7 long form homolog isoform X2, producing MGAYIKPVDPSVLHLQETHISRTISSDNIDTILEVRRSDNRISKLYSSDLIHNRVLTLLNEMGLYGVLRCGFRPIDNHLITALVERWRRETHTFHLRVGEATVTLQDVEIIWGLNIKGQPVTETDMSHTAEEWRQKCVELLGFAPTASLVTGGRLSISVLDAHCRENQIDNDSSDLEVVQYTRCIALMVIGGCMFPDSRGGVVSLMYLQLLLNIPRVWAWSRMASLSPDVHGFCHIVPAAPDVNDNDYDTILPIAPYGARWARHFSHTHTSTHSVRIIREILDLMEDGQFNWTVYNFEALDVQAFITGHQGEIWRCVCPLICFDIVEMYRPNRVLRQFGMPQRIPEPATDGDDLHNLSRVGHRNFDWKEFHSGPIEIWKNKETHIVEDMLVSGHMMVDYQYKKWYDNITIRFISPNSEGIGYSSGQAYFRAIVDEEATTLTNRFRGLSVHEQ from the exons ATGGGGGCATATATCAAACCGGTCGACCCTAGTGTTCTTCACTTGCAGGAGACTCATATCTCAAGAACAATATCAAGCGATAATATCGATACCATTTTAGAAGTCAGACGATCGGATAACAGAATTTCGAAACTTTATAGTTCTGACTTAATTCACAATCGTGTTCTGACCCTCTTGAATGAGATGGGGTTATATGGTGTTCTCCGATGTGGCTTTCGACCTATTGACAATCATCTAATTACAGCTTTAGTTGAGAGGTGGAGACGTGAGACTCATACATTCCACCTACGTGTTGGTGAGGCCACCGTCACACTCCAGGATGTTGAAATAATATGGGGTTTGAATATTAAGGGTCAACCTGTAACGGAAACCGACATGAGTCACACGGCTGAAGAATGGCGTCAAAAATGTGTCGAGTTACTAGGTTTTGCACCCACTGCATCTTTAGTGACTGGAGGACGCTTATCGATATCTGTTTTAGACGCACACTGCAGAGAAAATCAGATTGACAACGACAGTTCAGACTTGGAGGTGGTGCAATATACTCGATGTATTGCCCTGATGGTAATTGGAGGATGCATGTTCCCTGATTCTCGTGGTGGTGTTGTGAGTCTTATGTATTTGCAGCTACTTCTTAATATTCCACGG gtttgggcatggagcaggaTGGCATCGCTTAGTCCTGATGTACATGGTTTTTGCCATATTGTTCCTGCAGCCCCCGATGTAAATGATAACGACTATGATACAATTCTTCCAATTGCTCCTTATGGTGCAAG gTGGGCTCGTCATTTTAGTCATACTCATACATCTACCCACTCAGTACGTATTATACGTGAGATACTTGATCTTATGGAAGATGGTCAG TTTAATTGGACTGTTTACAATTTCGAAGCGCTCGATGTGCAAGCATTCATCACAGGACATCAAGGGGAAATATGGCGATGTGTATGCCCTCTAATTTGTTTTGATATTGTGGAAATGTATCGTCCAAATCGGGTGTTGCGTCAATTTGGAATGCCACAACGAATTCCCGAACCCGCAACTGATGGGGATGATCTACACAACTTGTCCCGAGTAGGACATCGTAATTTTGATTGGAAAGAATTTCATAGTGGTCCGATTGAGATATGGAAAAATAAGGAAACACATATCGTGGAGGATATGCTCGTCTCTGGACACATGATGGTGGACTATCAATATAAGAAATGGTACGACAACATCACTATACGATTCATTTCTCCAAATAGCGAAGGAATTGGTTACTCCAGTGGACAAGCATATTTCCGAGCCATTGTG GACGAGGAAGCAACCACACTCACAAATCGATTCAGAGGGCTTAGCGTACATGAACAATAG
- the LOC142524838 gene encoding serine/threonine-protein phosphatase 7 long form homolog isoform X1 has protein sequence MGAYIKPVDPSVLHLQETHISRTISSDNIDTILEVRRSDNRISKLYSSDLIHNRVLTLLNEMGLYGVLRCGFRPIDNHLITALVERWRRETHTFHLRVGEATVTLQDVEIIWGLNIKGQPVTETDMSHTAEEWRQKCVELLGFAPTASLVTGGRLSISVLDAHCRENQIDNDSSDLEVVQYTRCIALMVIGGCMFPDSRGGVVSLMYLQLLLNIPRVSRYSWGSAILSFLYRELCKSSIIGRKIICGPLLILQVWAWSRMASLSPDVHGFCHIVPAAPDVNDNDYDTILPIAPYGARWARHFSHTHTSTHSVRIIREILDLMEDGQFNWTVYNFEALDVQAFITGHQGEIWRCVCPLICFDIVEMYRPNRVLRQFGMPQRIPEPATDGDDLHNLSRVGHRNFDWKEFHSGPIEIWKNKETHIVEDMLVSGHMMVDYQYKKWYDNITIRFISPNSEGIGYSSGQAYFRAIVDEEATTLTNRFRGLSVHEQ, from the exons ATGGGGGCATATATCAAACCGGTCGACCCTAGTGTTCTTCACTTGCAGGAGACTCATATCTCAAGAACAATATCAAGCGATAATATCGATACCATTTTAGAAGTCAGACGATCGGATAACAGAATTTCGAAACTTTATAGTTCTGACTTAATTCACAATCGTGTTCTGACCCTCTTGAATGAGATGGGGTTATATGGTGTTCTCCGATGTGGCTTTCGACCTATTGACAATCATCTAATTACAGCTTTAGTTGAGAGGTGGAGACGTGAGACTCATACATTCCACCTACGTGTTGGTGAGGCCACCGTCACACTCCAGGATGTTGAAATAATATGGGGTTTGAATATTAAGGGTCAACCTGTAACGGAAACCGACATGAGTCACACGGCTGAAGAATGGCGTCAAAAATGTGTCGAGTTACTAGGTTTTGCACCCACTGCATCTTTAGTGACTGGAGGACGCTTATCGATATCTGTTTTAGACGCACACTGCAGAGAAAATCAGATTGACAACGACAGTTCAGACTTGGAGGTGGTGCAATATACTCGATGTATTGCCCTGATGGTAATTGGAGGATGCATGTTCCCTGATTCTCGTGGTGGTGTTGTGAGTCTTATGTATTTGCAGCTACTTCTTAATATTCCACGGGTGAGTAGGTATAGTTGGGGAAGCGCTATATTATCCTTCTTGTATCGCGAGTTATGTAAATCATCAATTATAGGGAGGAAAATAATTTGTGGGCCTTTGTTGATCTTACAG gtttgggcatggagcaggaTGGCATCGCTTAGTCCTGATGTACATGGTTTTTGCCATATTGTTCCTGCAGCCCCCGATGTAAATGATAACGACTATGATACAATTCTTCCAATTGCTCCTTATGGTGCAAG gTGGGCTCGTCATTTTAGTCATACTCATACATCTACCCACTCAGTACGTATTATACGTGAGATACTTGATCTTATGGAAGATGGTCAG TTTAATTGGACTGTTTACAATTTCGAAGCGCTCGATGTGCAAGCATTCATCACAGGACATCAAGGGGAAATATGGCGATGTGTATGCCCTCTAATTTGTTTTGATATTGTGGAAATGTATCGTCCAAATCGGGTGTTGCGTCAATTTGGAATGCCACAACGAATTCCCGAACCCGCAACTGATGGGGATGATCTACACAACTTGTCCCGAGTAGGACATCGTAATTTTGATTGGAAAGAATTTCATAGTGGTCCGATTGAGATATGGAAAAATAAGGAAACACATATCGTGGAGGATATGCTCGTCTCTGGACACATGATGGTGGACTATCAATATAAGAAATGGTACGACAACATCACTATACGATTCATTTCTCCAAATAGCGAAGGAATTGGTTACTCCAGTGGACAAGCATATTTCCGAGCCATTGTG GACGAGGAAGCAACCACACTCACAAATCGATTCAGAGGGCTTAGCGTACATGAACAATAG
- the LOC142524838 gene encoding serine/threonine-protein phosphatase 7 long form homolog isoform X3, which translates to MSHTAEEWRQKCVELLGFAPTASLVTGGRLSISVLDAHCRENQIDNDSSDLEVVQYTRCIALMVIGGCMFPDSRGGVVSLMYLQLLLNIPRVSRYSWGSAILSFLYRELCKSSIIGRKIICGPLLILQVWAWSRMASLSPDVHGFCHIVPAAPDVNDNDYDTILPIAPYGARWARHFSHTHTSTHSVRIIREILDLMEDGQFNWTVYNFEALDVQAFITGHQGEIWRCVCPLICFDIVEMYRPNRVLRQFGMPQRIPEPATDGDDLHNLSRVGHRNFDWKEFHSGPIEIWKNKETHIVEDMLVSGHMMVDYQYKKWYDNITIRFISPNSEGIGYSSGQAYFRAIVDEEATTLTNRFRGLSVHEQ; encoded by the exons ATGAGTCACACGGCTGAAGAATGGCGTCAAAAATGTGTCGAGTTACTAGGTTTTGCACCCACTGCATCTTTAGTGACTGGAGGACGCTTATCGATATCTGTTTTAGACGCACACTGCAGAGAAAATCAGATTGACAACGACAGTTCAGACTTGGAGGTGGTGCAATATACTCGATGTATTGCCCTGATGGTAATTGGAGGATGCATGTTCCCTGATTCTCGTGGTGGTGTTGTGAGTCTTATGTATTTGCAGCTACTTCTTAATATTCCACGGGTGAGTAGGTATAGTTGGGGAAGCGCTATATTATCCTTCTTGTATCGCGAGTTATGTAAATCATCAATTATAGGGAGGAAAATAATTTGTGGGCCTTTGTTGATCTTACAG gtttgggcatggagcaggaTGGCATCGCTTAGTCCTGATGTACATGGTTTTTGCCATATTGTTCCTGCAGCCCCCGATGTAAATGATAACGACTATGATACAATTCTTCCAATTGCTCCTTATGGTGCAAG gTGGGCTCGTCATTTTAGTCATACTCATACATCTACCCACTCAGTACGTATTATACGTGAGATACTTGATCTTATGGAAGATGGTCAG TTTAATTGGACTGTTTACAATTTCGAAGCGCTCGATGTGCAAGCATTCATCACAGGACATCAAGGGGAAATATGGCGATGTGTATGCCCTCTAATTTGTTTTGATATTGTGGAAATGTATCGTCCAAATCGGGTGTTGCGTCAATTTGGAATGCCACAACGAATTCCCGAACCCGCAACTGATGGGGATGATCTACACAACTTGTCCCGAGTAGGACATCGTAATTTTGATTGGAAAGAATTTCATAGTGGTCCGATTGAGATATGGAAAAATAAGGAAACACATATCGTGGAGGATATGCTCGTCTCTGGACACATGATGGTGGACTATCAATATAAGAAATGGTACGACAACATCACTATACGATTCATTTCTCCAAATAGCGAAGGAATTGGTTACTCCAGTGGACAAGCATATTTCCGAGCCATTGTG GACGAGGAAGCAACCACACTCACAAATCGATTCAGAGGGCTTAGCGTACATGAACAATAG
- the LOC142525601 gene encoding LOB domain-containing protein 15, protein MSRERERFEEIAKKIKRETNVFPPTRGGRRHMLGLPAGTLNTVTPCAACKLLRRRCAQECPFSPYFSPHEPQKFASVHKVFGASNVSKMLMEVAENQRADTANSLVYEANVRLRDPIYGCMGAISALQQQVQALQAELNAVKAEILKYKYSETNDNIINLPYSHIVATHSSNAVSIAAPPSTPQPPLPPTRPSIPITPTMYNTVVVTSSPADFSTITDGNITYFG, encoded by the exons ATGTCAAGAGAAAG GGAGAGATTTGAGGAGATAGCGAAAAAGATAAAGAGAGAAACCAATGTCTTCCCTCCTACACGAGGAGGAAGAAGGCATATGCTAGGGTTACCAGCCGGAACCCTAAACACAGTCACGCCCTGTGCTGCCTGCAAACTTTTGAGACGACGTTGCGCGCAAGAATGTCCCTTTTCTCCATATTTTTCGCCACATGAGCCTCAAAAGTTTGCATCTGTTCACAAAGTATTTGGAGCTAGCAATGTTTCCAAGATGCTAATG GAAGTAGCTGAAAATCAAAGAGCAGACACGGCCAATAGTCTTGTTTACGAGGCCAATGTAAGGCTAAGGGATCCAATCTACGGTTGCATGGGAGCCATATCTGCCTTGCAGCAACAAGTTCAAGCTTTACAAGCTGAACTAAACGCAGTAAAGGCTGAGATTTTGAAATACAAATATAGTGAAACCAATGACAATATAATTAATCTTCCATATTCTCATATTGTGGCAACACACTCCTCAAACGCCGTCTCGATCGCTGCGCCGCCATCAACACCTCAACCGCCACTGCCACCAACTCGTCCCTCCATTCCGATCACACCGACCATGTACAATACAGTCGTCGTTACGTCTAGCCCTGCTGACTTTAGCACCATAACTGATGGAAATATTACTTATTTTGGTTAG
- the LOC142525022 gene encoding uncharacterized protein LOC142525022 yields the protein MDTISVALHVNGYVVAQQGTVEYSKPAVKMMMVPRSITYSDLMKRLLTCGVYIYGTWESSVRRLPRYMGALVKHNPGSIVEWNHIDTYNPTVKILNYVFWAFRPCIDGFEHCRTVISIDGTHLYTKYKHKMLIAVGLDANNQVLPLAFSIVDEETYDSWKWFLDNLSKHVIRGARGICLISDRHWAIVSAVDDVPDFKPPRGVHRFCLRHVCSNFNNQFKNVHLKDLCWRAGTQHQIRKFDATMDAIKNLNPNAYRYLCGISREKWMMAHDGGWRRGVMTTNMSECLNGVLKGARRLPISAIVQLIIGRCVKYFFDRKERITYMVANNQPWPDFAFHKYEKWSIKSSNHSVSRYEISDKFASVVTRGRLGHNEHVQVVNLSTRDCSCGKWTIFGIPCSHAICTAKWYGLDPMELMQPWFSMHRYVKTYEGRFIPIPDEGYWDDAEFELNHNQCRREKRRAGRHRTSRIHNEMDRPTARERHAYARGGTS from the exons ATGGACACTATATCAGTGGCGTTGCATGTCAATGGTTATGTAGTTGCACAACAAGGAACCGTGGAATACAGCAAGCCTgctgtgaagatgatgatggtACCACGTTCCATAACTTATTCTGATTTGATGAAGAGATT ATTGACCTGCGGTGTTTACATTTATGGAACATGGGAAAGTTCTGTTCGACGACTACCGAGATATATGGGCGCCCTCGTGAAGCACAATCCAGGCTCTATCGTTGAGTGGAAccatattgatacgtataacCCAACAGTGAAGATTTTGAACTATGTGTTTTGGGCATTCAGACCGTGCATAGATGGGTTTGAACATTGTCGTACGGTTATTAGCATTGACGGAACCCACTTATATACCAAGTACAAGCACAAAATGTTGATAGCAGTGGGATTGGATGCAAACAATCAGGTGTTGCCATTGGCTTTTTCGATTGTTGATGAAGAGACGTACGACTCATGGAAATGGTTTCTTGATAATCTAAGCAAACATGTCATTCGTGGGGCTAGAGGTATATGTCTTATCTCTGATAGGCATTGGGCTATTGTAAGCGCCGTGGATGATGTACCAGATTTCAAACCTCCTCGTGGAGTACATCGTTTTTGTTTGCGCCATGTATGCTCAAACTTCAACAATCAGTTTAAGAATGTTCATTTGAAAGATCTTTGTTGGCGAGCGGGCACTCAACATCAGATACGTAAGTTTGATGCCACAATGGATGCAATTAAAAACCTTAACCCGAATGCGTATcgatatttgtgtgggatttcaCGTGAGAAGTGGATGATGGCCCATGATGGTGGATGGCGTCGTGGTGTGATGACGACAAATATGTCCGAGTGTTTGAATGGTGTGTTGAAGGGTGCAAGACGTCTTCCTATTTCAGCAATTGTGCAGTTAATAATTGGACGTTGTGTAAAATATTTCTTCGATCGTAAGGAAAGAATTACCTATATGGTGGCAAACAACCAACCGTGGCCTGATTTTGCATTCCACAAATACGAGAAATGGTCAATCAAATCAAGCAATCACAGTGTTAGTAGATACGAAATCAGTGACAAATTTGCATCCGTAGTAACACGAGGACGACTAGGACATAATGAACATGTACAAGTTGTGAACTTGAGTACTCGTGATTGCTCTTGCGGAAAATGGACAATTTTCGGAATACCTTGCTCTCATGCCATATGTACAGCAAAGTGGTACGGTTTAGACCCGATGGAATTAATGCAGCCGTGGTTTAGTATGCACCGATATGTTAAAACATATGAAGGAAGATTTATCCCAATACCAGATGAAGGATATTGGGATGACGCTGAATTTGAATTAAACCATAACCAATGTCGACGTGAAAAACGAAGAGCTGGTAGACATAGAACATCAAGGATACATAATGAGATGGATCGACCAACAGCAAGAGAGAGACATGCTTATGCACGTGGTGGTACATCATAA